The Bartonella sp. HY328 genome contains the following window.
ATTGGCGAAGTGTTCCGCCAAAGACGGGTTGGCACTGGTAGCTTTGTGCAAGCAGGCATTGAAGATTTGGGCGAAGCGAATGAAGCCGAGGCTGATGCGCGCTCGCTGCATGATGCGTTTACACTGGTTGATGACGTTTCATCGCTAACGATTGATAAGATTTTAATTGGCGATCAGGCACTTTTTGCCGCTGTTTTAAATGCGCTGGGTCTACCTCATGGCTGGCAAAAAAAGCTCATGCGCTGTTTTGGTAATGACCAGCTTTTGCAAGCACTGCTTGCGGATTTTGCAAAACCCCGCGAGCGGCTACAATTGCCCGATCATATAGCACAAAAAATCGCAAATCATGATAAGGATGGTTTGCAAGACTTGCTTGAAGCGGAAATGGTTAATGCCAATATTTCGCCAGCATTTTCGCGCAGCCCTAAAGAAATTGCCCAGCGATTAATTGAAAAGGCAGAGCTTGCAGAAGTGCAATTAGATCCAAAATCCATGGCGGCTTTGCAAGAATTTTTGAAGTTTGATGTCGCGCTTGATAAAGCGGTTGATATTTTAAATGGCTTTGCCAAAGCCAACCATTTGCAGCTTGATGATGTAATTGAGCGTTTTTCTGC
Protein-coding sequences here:
- a CDS encoding ATP phosphoribosyltransferase regulatory subunit, encoding MTAERPTNAARVTAVFSQMGLEPVNVPILQPADPFLDIVGEDLRRRIFMTENENGDSLCLRPEFTIPVCLNHIAENHDTPRRYAYIGEVFRQRRVGTGSFVQAGIEDLGEANEAEADARSLHDAFTLVDDVSSLTIDKILIGDQALFAAVLNALGLPHGWQKKLMRCFGNDQLLQALLADFAKPRERLQLPDHIAQKIANHDKDGLQDLLEAEMVNANISPAFSRSPKEIAQRLIEKAELAEVQLDPKSMAALQEFLKFDVALDKAVDILNGFAKANHLQLDDVIERFSARSKAIVKAGFDLDKLHYDAAFGRPLDYYTSLVYEIRSQNGEVMIGGGRYDSLLTMLGAKKPIPAVGFSMWLDRVGGDL